The genome window GTGACCATTGGAGGATTGGAgatgagagttgatctcttattgcctagtatggttgattttgacgtgattatGGGTATctattggttgtccccatgtcatgctattttggattgtcacgctaagaccgtaatGTTGGCGATACCGGGATTACCTaagatcgagtggagaggttctctagactatgttcccagtagggtgatctcatatttgaaggcccaacggatggttgggaaaggatgtttgtcatatttggctttttcAGGTATGTTGGtatgatactcctaccattgattctattccggtacTGTGAGACTTTCTGGATGTGTATCCTGCAGACATGGCGGGCATGCTAGCCGACTTTCCGGATCTATTCCTCCGTAccatatggcaccagcagagttgaaggaattgaaagatcaacttcaggagcttcttgataaggggttaattaggcctagtgtgtcgccttggggtgcaccggttctgtttgtgaagaagaaagatggtactatatagatgtgcattgactataggtagttgaacaaagttacaattaagaacaagtatcctttgccacgcattgatgacttatttaaccagcttcagggagctagagtgttctttaagattgatttgaggtctgggtatcaccaattgaagattcgggacatGAATATTTTGAAGATGGCTTTCAGGACTCACTATGGTCGCtataagttccttgtgatgtcttttgagcTGACTAATGCTCcatcaacattcatgcatctgatgaacagtgtgttccaaccatatcttgattcgtttgtcatagtatttattgatgatatcgtGGTGTACTCGTGTAGCTAGGAGGATCATGCACAACATCTAAGGATTATACTGAAGAGGTTGAGGGAGgataagctttatgccaagttctccaagtgcgagttttggctcaATTCGGTGgagttcttggggcacgtggtgtctagtgaggggatcaagtttgatccgaagaatattgatgcagttcagagttggcccagaccgtcttcagatactaagattcagagttttcttggcttggctggatattatcatcgttttgtggagggtttctcgtccattacagtgcctttgaccaggttgactgtcacgccccgaacctggggggcgagactagcacccggtgcctcacctatccttgcgtaccaacttgcgactaagggactctgaacatataatgtcatacattGGCCATGggtcacattgcaagacaattgcgaatggTGACTAAACACCAATATaatgctgggccgacaaggccgtcataactattaCAActagcaaaccaacaaaatatacattaAAGGCCAATAAGCCCAAAATACTgaactaactgacaggatatgtctacaagcctctactgatggaaaTACTGTGATCGAAACAGGGCCCGACCTActcatatcatatatacatatatacataagatgtacataaagatctagacccggcaactccgaagggcatggagcttaccgatcaagttgaactcgggcaacacctaatgaggaggtctacccatctgtctatctgaacctgcacgcatgaaatgcagcacccccagaaaagggacgtcagtacgaaataatgtattgagtatgtaaggcaatatactaaaagctgaaactgaactgataatataataactgaaagtaactgggagtcaaaataATCTGaggatatgctcacctgctgatactgactcaactctctcaatatagtaagtaaaatagttgtccgaccttataaggctcagtatatatatatatatatatatatatatatatatatatataactgctctgtcgtagtaggctggctcataggcgctcagccttactaggctctgtatctcggccatgctgggctcgctcataggcactcagcCACAAAAGGCTCGGtctataacttaccatctaatcagaggttgcccaataggggcctgcccatcgattatagctcgatggtaatgaaaataatgtaatactgtatatataggttCTTTGCTCTCTTGAATGGAAGAAGAccatactcaattaaatataaaATCCCGATAAGGATaatactataatttatgagactaggataatgtatataaatttgggagtatgaacttcACTTTATgactcgttatcaaacacatgtaattatgagattatgctaaaaatgaaggaagggcttagccttaacatatctgagccgattctcttgacagtcCCTTTAACAtgcgtcaattgcgacaacacgtaacgatGGATCGAGTAAGGAAatgtccgtatgatattcttggaaaagattgTAACGTACTCCCTTAGAGTCGCGATTTCACGCTGCTGCAGTTTCATTCGAAATGTCGAGCTCCATTCTTTACTTAGAAAGCCTTAGAATCCGGCTTTTAATTAGATAAGAGATCTCTTAAATTAGAGAGTTCCATCCGTTACTTGCATCTAGATATAAGCATCTCAATTTGTAATTTGACAGGCCTTTTATAtaagtgggtgtgggccccacactTTGTAATGACTAAGACACTAAATGTGATACCTTATCATAAGAATTATGAGTCATTAATTTTGACAAGGTTTAATGCCACGTTAGGTTCCttagtctttatccaaagacCCTAATTAATCATCCACCAACTCCTTAATCAACTTATTAATTCCCCaataatccaataattaaccaattacccacgtagttaagaattatctcaaattacttaaaatattactcacttttaacacaccttactatcatggccatgtggtaccttgtatggtactagtccataaataccgggtattttagctcgggccgattttatcccaaaatgtcaaacttcgacgaaattcattttcttcgatttgcttacccgctcaccttcacgaatttactcgtcacttgtttgaaatagcataatgcttataatatcACAATAAtatcattcccgagcttacgtcgattaacatACAATGAAACTTTAATGAACagaaatgtgggatgtaacatctcatttccgagctttcatcaatttatttatggcgtactttcacgtacaaaaaaataatatggggtgtaacattattcgcctctttgaaacattcgtcctcgaatgttgactaatgcacttatcattctcataatccATATCTCTTgcaaatactttagtactcctcttgctatctaggcaactgttctgtggaTGAATCgtaaaggccagggcattcccccctttaggcctctttttcacaccacgactcgtggtcggaatccttccaatctcgtgactgttgctaccttctatcatgtagcATGTACGACTCTAAcattgtaagtgcgcctatgcgactcttctctcctttttcctccagcttttagccaatctctaggcctcacctTGTAAACATATATAGAGCTTGATAAGATATCTCTCTGGGAATCTATAgttatactgaagttcttcgctcgatacTTTGTCGAACCTACGAATGtttctatatcttatttcatagacctagTTAtctatccgtatgactttactgcatctagataGGGCATACTAtatcataactcttacttcgatttatcattactgaggtctgcttcCAAACTCCAgattactctcgttgcttatcctatatgtataagtctaagtcctttaatgcttcctcattactgttcattttaagaatgatggcctaatcttatctcatattttgtgacttttgtccatccattgttgattcacctcaatattaatCTACaatccataatcgtatttcatagcatcccaatgtgatttaccttatgtgggtattttaatcctgtataattcatgaaatcattactcaatcgaaggtccaaatgtcatccttcatctatgacaattacaccttcattctactaccagggcagcattccatctcttctaaatgctactagtcttagactcttttgagttcattcaggctatacataactttctataacttagacaaaccatcagctctcttatttccATGGGCTTAATCCCGTTGACTTATCCATTTTTGTCACCTTCTTACTTGcctttttcttatccttactcctggctttctaaaaccttgtcgctctaccatactttagcttgcaacctacatatatctatttatattacttcTAACCTCCCTTCAGCTTGTTttaccatagatttccttatgttgttctggaacatcaagcgagacatcacatcgtctataactcttctttactctcttaactagacctctcagtacctagaaaccataggctggaagatatgccactgacgacgccgctatcattcctggatactgaatccccgcgcttctagccttctattcgCAATATGGACTATTCATAATCTTCTacacctgagtatctcgtacgttgttcacctttaccttacttaccttaacatctcgcatcgtatcttctatctcaTTCATAACCCCacttccacataggtatgatttacatccacaacttgaaactctattataatactttcACCTCTggcgcatacacaatccggtgggagcttcatactgacttcttatgaggctggtacttttctaattggctttatcgtagagccgttatagaatatggttgttgtgctATCTCTCTTGCAACTCTGATATTAAGATTGATTCcgctatgttctcaatcatgatttttataattctctgggtccaataatcagactcctggtttacttagttgattaaactctttagtttcctcttccttctgattagccttcatgtaggcttaagctatcttccgatatgcggctcctggtattagttattactttagcctttcatgggcgctatggaatatccacgatacaatcttctaacaatacAATCCGTTGTCTaagccctgggctcaattctttcttttaacttatatcggaGTCTTCCATGGccctatgaatgtcaacatatatgctacatggataatactccaaactcttaagtgcgctcataacataactaactctggaccatcgatcgaataattccttatgttccttctcaactttctttaaatgtaagcaattacttttcctggttgttctgccacttgttgcatgaatacttggcttatcttagtgcccacacatattggaattccatacaacccatatgatttTGAATATCATCTTTTgacttttttcttcttcccgtccattagccacgataggtgccactttcttatggagtgcatacgatattgtagtgagactgtttttacaagaccatttcctctttaggtcactgtgcttaggttgaagccttcttccttatttcctcagctagccTTTCTTTGTAGTATTTAGGGAAGACCCTCGTACTCTTGTAAaactgcgagcttattacatcgtatactagatagaccttttgatgtccttcctttcctataattatccgtagttacttacctccatgcccttgtgcttgtagggttgcttctgaactaatattttgactgtcttcccagtggcattctcctttatttccgtaacactcatacggtacctttaactttCCCAACTCTTATTTTAATATacctcaagtattacaatgtcatatctgtgagactgaattTCCCATgatggggttcactatgtttatcttgcatgatctgttgatttgtctgtatcctcttgtctagccataactaggcttttTCTTAATCAAttgctaactactcgttggcccatatTTATATCAATATTCTGCATAATCTTTcctgggttatttcctttgtcttaacttacctctctcactggctccttatttatccataacatcccgggcaggaacccttacttcctttccttgacgtcgtgcttgcattgTGTTCTGGAATCGTAGAATATCGGTAGGATTtagataagtgcaatctcattcttttctcattttttcctttactattccataattactagaaccacttaattctgacttaatgccatattactccatattcccccctttaggggagtattaaGAGTTGGAgccacgacgatctacctatagatgttttaccttttcatctttggcatcttttcacatcatcgataacccttactcgccttgcagtaatccttctgtaccaaggataacaaaattccttactcacaagggtgatgcttagtataactggcacatacaatcccttaagcttaactttgcttacattgcttgctttagggaagcgatTCCTGAaagaccattctctgaatttctcatgaatcttcttctgttgtccattctattatcgccggaacgaaatccAAAATTCTCACGataccgactattatcaaattactcagtctctaattcatgtttaatttatcttgttcaccagcccatactaatttctattactctagaGTCTAactttccttctggtagtcgcgttggagtcacgagcttatttctcgaaatgaggatatgactttatggcctatactcttttgttgtctcaaggcctgtcacctctcgtctttttcttcacttgactatagactctgtaatactgtcattcatttcattttttttaatcttatgttgtcatccatgtatcacatcttactcacaatgcttcattaactctcttcttatttttttcctgctaacatttctctctatcactttattctgaaaacttcaacaagacattcttttgcttttagctccccttgctccatccactggtgcttcgaattgcctaacattctctccctactagggacgggatccatactaaggtaatatttatcccttcagggcttccagtgcctatctttgtagtactcatatctagctgtactattttagagtgcaccatctgggtgtctcacaaagagatctattagcacatttgcaatatccttcgaaaatgtcaattaacacaaacaatccattcaccattcttggttactctaaccctagccGAATCTCGATCTccatccttctcttatactacttccgttaacccccatagggcataactgaaatgggtgttgtcaattgtacatacctctgttactgttaaaggtaactcaaaatgctaatatttctctacctgaattgtaaatactgttaatcttcattaactgggtacctcgtactcttcttcaccttgcttcatttacttgctgaaacttgtgtctaccttccgtctctcttattcctttttaccgtaagattGGATTGGCATTCTTGCCTtggggatccttatcaagaagattACACATCATattacacacatgatctactgaagaccttacatttactcatcataagcatcatgaaaaattgagttcctctgactcaactcttccatagccacattcaatctcttaccaattgtCATTCTTGATGTAGGCATCgtcatattatgaataagatagagtttaggaaattgagttcttacaactgagctctaccacatgatctagaataagaagaaagagtgatagtcgtAAATTCCTTGTAGCCTCCTTCTTATAAGTGTGGTTCATAGCACACCTAtaaacaaaactctactagacacggcttgtagactccctaggatagaactgctctgatacccaTTTTGTCACGCCCTAAACCTAGGAGGTGAGACcggcaccccgtgcctcacctatccttgcgtaccaacttgcgactaagggactctgaacatataatgtcatactttggccatgggtcacattgcaagacaattgcgaatgctgactaaactTTAATATaatgctgggccgacaaggccgtcataacgactacagctggcaaaccaacaaaatatacataaaagacCTACAAGCCCaaaatactgcactaactgacaggatatgtctacaagcctctactgatggatatactgtgaccGAAACAGGGACCGACCTActcatatcatatatatatatatatatatatatatatatatatatatatatatatatatatatatatatatatatatatatatatatatatatatatatttatttatttatttatttaagatgtacataaagctttAGATTCGGCAACTCCAAAAGGCATGCAGCTTACCGATCAagatgaactcgggcaacacctaatgaggaggtccaCCCGTCTGTATGTTtcaacctgcacgcatgaaatgtagTGCCCCTAGAAAAGGGActtcagtacgaaataatgtaccgagtatgtaaggcaatatactgaaagctgaaactgaactgataatataataactgaaagtaactgggagtcaaagataatctgaagatatgctcacctgttgatactgactcaactctctcaatatagtaagtaaaatagctatcCGACCTTATAAGGAttggtaaatatatatatataactgctctaccatagtaggctcgctcataggcgctcgccttactaggctctgtatctcggctatgctgggctcgctcataggcactcggccacagtaggctcggtatataacttaccatctgatcagatgtttcccaataggggcctgcacatcgattatagctcgatggtaatgaaaataatgtaatactgtatatataggctctctgctctcttgactggaagaagacaatactcaattaaatataaagtcccgataaggagaatactgtaatttatgagactaggataatgtatataaattcgggagtatgaacttctctttatgcctcgttattaaACGCATGTAATTATAAGATCATGccaaaaatgaaggaagggcttagccttaacatacctgagccgattctcttgacaatccctttaacacacgtcaattgtgacaacacgtaacggcagatcgagtagggaaaaattcgtatgatattcttgaaaaatattgtaCCATACTCCCTTAGAGTCGCGATTTCATGCTGCTGCTGTTTCATACGAAATGTGGAGCTCCATTCTTTACTTAGAAAGCCTTAGCATCCAACTTTTAATAAGATAACAGATCTCTTAAATTAGAGAGTTCCATCCGTTACTTGCATCTAGTTATAAGCATCTCAATTTGAAAGTTGATAGGCCTTTTATAtaagtgggtgtgggccccacactTTGTAATGACTAAGCCACTAAATGTGACAACTTATCATAAGAATTATGAGTCATTAATTTGGACAAGGTTTGCTGCCACATTTGTTTTCCttagtctttatccaaagacCCTAATTAATCATCCACCAACTCCTTAATCAACTTAATAAttccccactaatccaataattaaccaattacccacatacttaagaattatctcaaattacttaaaatactgctCACTTTCAACAAACCTTATAAtctcttactatcatggtcatgtggtaccttgtatggtactagtccataaataccggatattttagctcgggccgtattttatcccaaaatgtcaaacttcgacgaaattcatttgcTTCAATTtttttaccctctcaccttcatgaatttactcgtcacttgtttgaaatagcataatgattataatctcaaaataatctcattcccgagcttacgtcgattaacttacgacgaaactttaacgtacaaaaatgcgggatgtaacatctcatttttgagcttttatcaatttatttatggtgtactttcacgtacaaaaaatatatggggtgtaatattgacccaaaagggtgctccattcaggtggtttgATGAGTGTAGGGAGAGCTTTAAGaatctcaagactgccttgaccacatctccagttctagttttgccttcaacatcgggttcttatacagtgtattgtgatgcttattggattggtattgggtgtgtcttgatgtaggagggtagattgattgcttatgcttcacgccagttgaagcctcatgagaagaactacccgtTCATGATATGGAGTTAGCATCCATCGTTCATGCGTTGAATATTTGGAGACATtatctctacggcgtgtcttgtgagatatttacggatcatcggagtctacaacacttgttcaagcaaaaggatctatatttgaggcagaggagatggttggagctattaaaggactatgatattaccattttgtatcatcccgggaaggccaatctggtggccgatgccttgagtagaaaggcggtgagtatgtgTAGCCTTTCATTTATTCCTATTAGCGAGAGATCGCTTGCATTAGattttcaggccttggccaattagttcgtgaggttagatgttttgtagcatagtcgggttctagcttgcatggtttctcggacttctttatatgatcgcatcagagagcgttagtatgacgACCCCCCCCCCCTCATGGGGATGTCAAGAAGgtttctattggggatgatggggtgttgcggatgcagggtcgaatttgtgtgcctaatatggatgggctatgtgagttgattcttgaggaggcccacagtttgttgtattctattcatccgggtgccgcaaagatgtaacaggacttgaggcagcactattggtggaggaggatgaagaaagacataatggAGTTTGTATCTCGGTGCTTGAGTTGTCAGCAGGTGTAGTAGGAGCATCAGAGGCCGAGCGGTTTTCTTCAAAGGCTTGAGATTCCaaagtggaaataggagcgtatcaccgtggacttcgtagttgggctttcATGGACCTTAAataagtttgatgctatttgggtgattatggaccggttgaccaagtccgcatatttcattccagttgtgactacttattcttcgaagcggttggctgagatctatatccgtgagattgttcgccttcacggtgtgttggtgtccatcatttcagatcagggcacacagttcacatcgcagttttggagagcattgcagagagagttaggcacacaggttgagttgagtacatcattccaccctCAAATAGACAGAcggtccgagcgcaccattcaaatattggaggatatgctacgcacttgtttcatggattttgggggttctttggATCAGTgtttgccgcttgcagagtttgcgtacaataacagctaccaatcgagtattcagatggctccatatgaagcctTGTATGGGAGACGTTGTCAGTTTCTAgttagttggtttgagccgggtgaggctaggctattgggtactgacttggttcaggatgctttggtaaaggttaagttgattcagtaTCGTCTTTGCAAGGCACAATTtagaaagaagagttatgctgattggaaggttcgtgatgttgcctaCATGGTGGGGGATAAGGTATTTCtcagggtttcacccatgaagggtgttatgaggttcgggaagaaaagcaagttgatccctcggtaaATTAGccattttgaggtgcttgagaggattggagaggtggcttacaagcttgcattgacacctagtctatcgagtgttcatccagtatttcatgtttccatgctccgaaagtatttcaGCGATTTGTCTCATCTTTAGGacttcaacacggttcagttagatggggatttgacttatgatgtggagccggtgtccattttggatcggcaggttcgataGTTGatgtcaaagaatatagcttcagtgaaggtgtggTGAAGAGACCAGCCAAtcgaggaggctacttaggagaccgagcgggagatgcggagcagatatccacacctatttgagactccaggtatgattttagacccgttcgaggatgaaactttgtttaagaggggagaatgtaacgacccggcctgtcattttgagtattgtaggcccattcccccatttattgctatATCTATGTTCATTTGTTATTAGGTGACTTACAGGGGCGGTTGGTTTGGTTCCTGGGATGTTTAGAAATGAATTGGAGCACTTAGTCCTatggttggaag of Nicotiana tomentosiformis chromosome 7, ASM39032v3, whole genome shotgun sequence contains these proteins:
- the LOC138895963 gene encoding uncharacterized protein, with amino-acid sequence MDFGGSLDQCLPLAEFAYNNSYQSSIQMAPYEALYGRRCQFLVSWFEPGEARLLGTDLVQDALVKVKLIQYRLCKAQFRKKSYADWKVRDVAYMVGDKVFLRVSPMKGVMRFGKKSKLIPR